The region tttacctaatatactaatgatttttggcataaaagaaaaatctataattttgacccatacagtgtatttttggctattgctacaaatataccccagcgacttaagactgcttttgtggtccattTTATTTCAACACTTAAAGTAGCTGAATCATTGATtaagtttaatttgatttatgttatgatttgctttatttatttgtttgtttggttaaTTTATTGCGTTTGTGTTTAACAATTGTAATATAAATGTCTATATGtctatataaaattttaaactaTGGTTTATGCATTTGTTCTGTAGGCTATGTAGTTTCCACTCTATTTGgtgtttaaatacaaaaataatcatttgaattaaaatgctcAAAATTAGGGCAGTGATGAGAGCTGgcatatgtgactctggaccacaaaaccagtcataagtagcacgggtatatttgtagcaatagccaacaatatattttttgggtcaaaattatagatttttttttatgccaaaaattgttaggatattaagtaaacatcatgttccatgaaaatattttgtaaattgcctactgtaaatatatcaaaacttagtaatatgcattgctaagaacttcatttggacaactttaaaggcgattttctcaatatttagattttttttgcaccctcagattccagattctcaaatagttgtatctcgtccaaatattgtcctatcataacaaagcATACATCaacagcttatttattcagctttcatgtgatatatataaatctcaatttaaaaaaaaattgacccttatgactgattttgtggtccagggtcacatattcaaATATTCGTATATGAAAAAGTCCATTTGAAAGTCACTAATGATAAGCATCAGTGGTCGGGCTCAACTGTAGCTGCCAGtataaacatacagtatacagtataacGCCTGGAAGTGTTGAATGAGGGAGCAGAGATTTGCGACACCGCCAGCAGTGCGTCGCTCTATCAGTTCTTACGGTAATGGTACTGATGAGGGATGAGTCAGGCTATATGATGCTCATGATCCTGCCATTTCATCAGCACATTTTCACAAACATCTCTTTATCCCCAATCATGAGATTGACAATATGAATTTACAAAGAATTTATGGGCATTCTGAAACTAACAGGTCTTAATGCAAACGCCCCAGTCGATTATGTTCATTCGTTTGGTCAGTTAGTGCATGTTCAAAGCGGGACTAGTTGCACATTTATCCTCAAAAACATTCGGGTGTGCTCGGATGCCTTGCCTGGGAACGCCGCGGTATTATACGCTTTCTGACTGAAAGACAGCGAAGAATATGGGGCTTGCCATCCTCAGACACTGAGAAGCATAACCAAGGTAATAATTACACgaaatatacaataatatgtgTTCAGAGAGCGATTTCTTTAAACAAGTGCGATGCTCGACTCGTAGGCCTGCAAGCATCTACTATGCATTAGCTAACTTAGCTTTAGAAACTCGTATATCGAGAGATGCACGTTGTTGTTATAAAATTCATTATCGTTTGGATACTAAAGAGGTCGTGTTAAACAGTTTATgaaatcatataaattatattacattttaccaTAAAAATTCAGGTCTGATACAAGCACTGAGATACACATGGGCCTACTCAAAAAGCATTTCATTGACACATTTTGGTCAATTTGATCACAGTTATAGCAATTTGCAACATCATTCCaatgtgtaaatgtataatttgGACTGCCATACAAATTAAGGGTCTCGCATCATATATGGATTAAGGTAATTATACTAACACCTATTTGAATGATAGTCGTCCATTTAAAGAACGAGGCTCAGTTGATAATCTATTCCAATTCTCCTCTACATTATCTGATGCTTAAAAATGActttcattataataataataataataatgtatttgaGTTGAATAATAGcctacacaaaaatgaaaattcaagggtaagtaaatgtttacgtaatgtttttttttttttttactatttactcagaaaacatttattactgTGTAATCTAACAAAACACCGTTATTCATTGACAGATCAAATAAGATATGGAAGCTATATGGCTGTACCAGTTCCGGCTGATTGTCATTGGCGACTCGACGGTGGGGAAGTCTTGTTTGATCAGACGCTTCACAGAAGGACGTTTTGCACAGGTGTCTGATCCTACTGTTGGCGTAGACTTCTTCTCCCGTCTGGTAGAGATTGAACCAGGCAAACGCATCAAGCTTCAGATCTGGGACACGGCAGGCCAAGAGAGATTCAGGTACATCTGgtggtcaagtcaagtcacctttatttatatagcgcttttacaatacagattgtgtcaaagcacttaacagtatcaaatcgGAGGATAgaatgtcagtaatgtataatgataagattaaacactcaattttcaattttcagttaaaggcatttcattattgaattcagagatgtcattgtctagctcagtttagtttaaatagtatctgtgcaatcaaatcagcgataatcgctagaaattaagtgtccccaactgagcaagccagaggcattTCATGCCTCCAACATGGTGGTATTTCATGTTTGTTAGCTTTGAGACTCTCTATATGCTAGCGTACACCTAAACATgggcaaaataattttttttggcaGATAAATGCATTCCATATGTATAGTCTTTGTCTTCCAGGAAAACAAGCCAAAATATTGATGCCTCATCCTGCACTACACAGATTTTTTGACCAATCATATGCTCTCTAAAATGAGAATGACCCTCCCCTGCTGCTACTTAAGCTAACTAAACACTATTGGCACACATTAACACAGTTGCTTAATAACTTCATTGTGCTTATGAAGGAAgttaattttatgattttattattatttgtttttaaattaaaacccCCCCAATGTTGGAATGGCCTTACAAGTAAGTTTCATTGATTTGATTTCAACATTTCCTTATAAGAGGACAATACATGCAATCTCAGacattaaacacaaataaaacattttaatacattgaCAGAAGAAATATCACTGTGCACTTATTACACTAAAAATTGGTGTAAAAAGAGTTTTCACTCTGAAATTGcgagtaaatttcacaaataaaaaggaaatggcaaataacacactgaattaaacataaaatcatgaaataatctttattttttattttttcactacAGTTTACTCAGTTAAGTATTTTGTCTTAGTACCAAATCCATATTTAAGCTTATGCTTCTTATTACACATTATTGTAACTATATACACAAAGACATTTTCCTCACAAGTAATCTTGTTCCCAATCTGGATATTTTTATACTTCAAACtttcaaaacttttattttctcaaaCCTAATTTTTCAACAGAATTTCCTATTTGAGTTTTTAAAATTCCTATACTAGATCTGGTCTCAGTGGAAGATTATAAagataaatttaataataaataaataaataataaatgaaaaacatgtcAATGATAGAACAAGTGTGTCATTGTACATATgaattgcattaaataaatgaaaagataggacaaaaaaaaatgagCATCATAGTAGTCTCTACATCACATAGAGTTCATAAACTATTTCAAACCACTCATTAAATTCCTGGATTTCAGGCTGTAATCATCAGCTTTCTTATAGGCTATTAGCATCAGTTCCCAACAAGTATACAACAGTAACAACATGCTAGTTTAATTgctttccaaaataaaagtttttgtttacataatatatgtgtgtgtactgtgtatatttatacagtatatcgtttgaaaatatttacatgtctacgtttataattatatcatttatattatatataaatatatttagtatataaataaacataacactttttctgaaatatatacaagcatgtgtgtgtatttatatatatacataataaatatacacagtacacacacatatattatgtaaacaaaaatgtttattttggatgcgattaattgtttgacagcactaaatttaATACAAATGAATTCATCCTTTTGAATATAAAATACTGCTCATCCACAGCCGTTAATTTATATGATGTAACATGCGACGTGTTCCACCACCTGTCTGATATCGTCTGCTCTTCTCCTCTGTATGTGATCTAGATCTATCACAAGGGCTTATTATCGTAATTCAGTGGGTGGCCTTTTGCTTTTCGACATCACCAACCGCCGCTCCTTCCAGAATGTCCACGAGTGGCTGGAGGAAGCGCGCAGTCACGTGCAGCCGCACAGCATTGTCTTCTTACTGGTGGGCCACAAGTGTGACCTGGAGCAGCAGCGGCAGGTGAGCCAGCAGGAGGCCGAGAAACTGGCAGCCGCTTACGGCATGCGCTACGTGGAGACCTCGGCACGCGACGCCATAAACGTAGAGAAGGCCTTCACGGAGCTGACGCGCGATATCTACGATCTAGTCAAAAGTGGTGAGATCACCATCCAGGAGGGCTGGGAGGGTGTTAAGAGCGGTTTCGTGCCCAACGTGGTGCACTCATCCGAGGAGGTCACCAAGAGCGACCGCCGCTGCCTCTGTTGATCAAGTGACTTCTGTATCATGCTCCTTCACTGCAAAACCAGTGCTGTCGTTCTCCCTTAGCTTGACAACCCACAAATACTCTCGTCCCCTCGATCAATGTTTCCTGCTTTCATAGTTACTTCAAATAAAGTTCCTATTCTCTTTAAAGCCAATTCAGATAATGACCTAAATATCAGCAAATGTGAATTTCCTGGAGCTTTGGCAAGTCTGGCAGGATGGAACCTGGAGAACTGAGTTGTGGGAACCGTTTAAGtaaaaaaatgcagaaacaCTGATCCTTTGGAGCAAAGACTGATCTGAAGTTTAAACCAAAAGTTCACCTAGAAATGATGGATCATTTGAGAGCATGTACAGGAGGACCACACCAATCCAAACGTCCCATTGGACTAAATAGCCCCTAATGTGTTCACTTAATAAtcattttctgtaatttctttttgaacgaAATTCcaagttttattcagcaaggttgcattcaattgatcaaaggtgacagtaaaaactttcaactttctattcattaaagaatcctgaaaaatggtTTCCTCAAtgatattaagcagcacaactgtttttaccATCAATAatttcaagaaatgtttcttgggtACCAACtaaacatattagaatgatttctgaagaacgGAGTAATGACTATGctattacaggaataaattacattttaaaatatattataatagaaaaCATTCAAACTGTGCACAATATtgccatttttactgtatttttgatcgaatataTGCAGCCTTGTCGAGAATAATAGACTTCATtcgaaacattaaaaaaaatcttaccaactgcaatgttttgaatgttgatTATTTATATGCTGGGACCTCTGATTAATATAATTCAACAGTAGGGGGAGAAATCGTAGAGGTTATACCAATAATACGGAATATAAGAAGTCAGTTTTTTCTTCAGGATGCACCCTTGTTAAATGGCCCAATACatactaaataaaatgcattttaaatcactACATGCAAATCTCTGAGAAATAATAAACCTTACAGAAAATCCTCAGTTATTAGCCACATTTGAGTTTCCAGCTTTTTCCAAAATGGTCATGATTTCACTAAAGACACTTTTCCAGAAACGTGACTGACATACCTATTTGTAAAGCACTGTTAAATCATGTCTTGGTTCTTCTTAATAAAGTTCACTCTTTCATAACTGTTGCCTGTCACTTGAGGTTAGTAGCTGCTGAGATGTACATTTTTTGACTTACAGACTAATACAATGTCATTTAGCCGACCGAAATGACTATTAACTGTGTATTTATTGATCTTGTGTGAGAGACGAGATGAACTATCAATAAAATGTGTGACACAAAAGATTTTGTGTCTAAAAATGATTTCCTTCTCATATATTTTGCACAACAAACAGCCTCTGATGTTTTgcgaaacattttatttaaaaaaaaaaggaagaaaaacatgaattttTATAATACAGCTCATTTTCTTTGTACATTGCATGaatatttacagtttaaaaaaacccaaagacaatatatttatatactgatAAACACATGTAACACTACAAGTGTATCTCAAAGGCATGTGACTTGGTATGTATTGAAATCTACCAACCATCTTTGAGGTACATTTGAAACATCAGGCACTGATCTACAGGAGACATACATCTCCAGACTGAATCAAAACTTTGTAATGCCTGGGATCGGACAACAATGCGTCATCAGACACGTTTACATGCT is a window of Onychostoma macrolepis isolate SWU-2019 chromosome 21, ASM1243209v1, whole genome shotgun sequence DNA encoding:
- the rab39ba gene encoding RAB39B, member RAS oncogene family a — encoded protein: MEAIWLYQFRLIVIGDSTVGKSCLIRRFTEGRFAQVSDPTVGVDFFSRLVEIEPGKRIKLQIWDTAGQERFRSITRAYYRNSVGGLLLFDITNRRSFQNVHEWLEEARSHVQPHSIVFLLVGHKCDLEQQRQVSQQEAEKLAAAYGMRYVETSARDAINVEKAFTELTRDIYDLVKSGEITIQEGWEGVKSGFVPNVVHSSEEVTKSDRRCLC